The proteins below are encoded in one region of Fimbriimonadaceae bacterium:
- a CDS encoding family 10 glycosylhydrolase, whose product MLSLVVGAMLAVEPSDPADWPREFRGAWVATVDNIDWPSKPGLPAAQAKAELVKLFDGLQNVGINAVVFQVRPMCDALYVSDLEPSSWFLTGRSGAPLEFDPLEEAVRLAHERGMELHAWCNPFRARHPAMKDNVSNAHVARSKPGLVRKYGKQLWLDPGSAEAREATLKVFEDIVRRYDIDGFHIDDYFYPYPIYESGKKVRFDDDRTFANAGTGDRLAWRRANVDGFVESMYTRLKKVKPWVKVGVSPFGILRPGVPQGIQAGLDQVADLGADPVRWSREGWVDYLVPQLYWKCDSKGQPFEKLMEWWANETVQPHQLYAGLFTSQTNNGWPAAEIRQQILIARGKGQGQVHFSAKALLNDWGGVGRTVKSLYSTVTLAPSVAKEARPVSRPEFFRSQATAEGRKIEWTAVEGARFYAWSESSAGTLIRNGVSTETEATVSSESVLVVRAVDRYGNLSKPLTVLAPSPTPRGDGR is encoded by the coding sequence GTGCTGAGCCTAGTTGTCGGGGCCATGCTGGCGGTTGAGCCGTCCGACCCAGCGGACTGGCCGAGGGAGTTCCGCGGGGCGTGGGTGGCGACCGTGGACAACATTGACTGGCCCAGCAAGCCGGGCTTGCCCGCCGCCCAGGCAAAGGCCGAGCTCGTGAAGCTCTTCGACGGCCTGCAGAATGTGGGGATCAACGCGGTGGTCTTCCAGGTGCGGCCGATGTGCGACGCCTTGTACGTCTCGGACCTGGAGCCTTCCTCGTGGTTCTTGACCGGGCGCTCTGGCGCGCCGCTGGAGTTCGACCCCCTGGAGGAAGCGGTGCGCCTGGCCCACGAGCGGGGGATGGAGCTGCACGCCTGGTGCAACCCCTTTCGGGCGCGTCACCCCGCCATGAAGGACAACGTCTCGAACGCCCACGTTGCACGGTCTAAACCCGGCTTAGTGCGTAAGTACGGCAAACAGTTGTGGCTCGACCCGGGGAGCGCGGAAGCAAGGGAAGCGACCCTTAAAGTCTTTGAGGACATTGTGCGCCGGTACGACATCGACGGCTTCCACATCGACGACTATTTCTATCCTTACCCGATCTATGAGTCTGGGAAAAAGGTGCGTTTTGACGACGACCGGACGTTCGCCAACGCGGGCACGGGCGACCGGCTGGCGTGGCGACGGGCGAACGTCGACGGCTTCGTCGAGTCCATGTATACGCGGCTTAAGAAAGTGAAGCCGTGGGTGAAAGTCGGGGTGAGTCCCTTCGGGATCCTAAGGCCTGGGGTGCCGCAAGGAATCCAGGCAGGTCTGGACCAGGTCGCCGATCTCGGCGCCGACCCCGTGCGCTGGTCGCGGGAAGGATGGGTGGACTATTTGGTGCCGCAGCTCTACTGGAAGTGCGACTCCAAGGGGCAGCCCTTCGAAAAGCTGATGGAGTGGTGGGCGAATGAAACGGTCCAGCCCCACCAACTCTATGCCGGGCTCTTCACGAGCCAGACGAACAACGGTTGGCCCGCCGCCGAGATCCGGCAGCAGATCTTGATCGCGAGAGGGAAGGGGCAAGGGCAGGTCCACTTCAGCGCGAAGGCCCTCTTGAACGACTGGGGCGGGGTGGGCCGCACTGTCAAGAGCCTCTATAGTACGGTGACCTTAGCTCCTTCGGTGGCCAAGGAGGCGCGGCCTGTGTCCCGCCCCGAGTTCTTTAGGTCGCAAGCGACTGCCGAAGGGCGGAAGATCGAGTGGACCGCGGTCGAAGGAGCGCGGTTTTACGCCTGGTCGGAGTCTTCTGCAGGGACGCTGATTCGGAACGGTGTCAGTACGGAGACCGAAGCGACTGTCTCCAGCGAGTCTGTTTTGGTGGTGCGTGCAGTGGATCGCTACGGGAACCTGAGCAAACCGCTCACGGTGCTGGCGCCTTCGCCTACCCCACGGGGAGACGGACGGTAA
- the kdsB gene encoding 3-deoxy-manno-octulosonate cytidylyltransferase, whose translation MSCAIVIPARMGSTRFPGKPLADLCGKPMVQWVYEAAVASGVAGRVLVATPDKEIVAACGAFGAEAVLTSAAHETGTDRIAEVARTVEADFYINVQGDEPLMSSPTIAAVAGPMQDAAVKMASVYGEGEEGDEENPAVVKVVTDLEGYALYFSRYAIPFARNPRKTGIKKHIGLYAYRKDVLDAFAKWPPSELEQVESLEQLRFMEHGVRIKMARGSAPALAVDTPAQADTVRAILSAQLGVGPGAI comes from the coding sequence ATGTCCTGTGCGATCGTGATTCCGGCCCGAATGGGCAGCACGCGCTTTCCTGGCAAGCCCCTCGCCGACCTTTGCGGCAAGCCCATGGTGCAGTGGGTCTATGAGGCGGCGGTCGCTTCCGGGGTCGCCGGGCGCGTCTTGGTGGCCACTCCGGACAAGGAGATCGTCGCGGCCTGCGGCGCCTTTGGGGCGGAAGCGGTGCTTACGAGTGCGGCCCATGAGACGGGCACCGACCGGATTGCCGAGGTCGCCCGCACGGTGGAAGCGGACTTCTACATCAACGTCCAGGGCGACGAGCCCCTGATGAGTTCCCCGACCATTGCCGCGGTCGCCGGGCCCATGCAGGATGCCGCAGTGAAAATGGCGAGTGTCTACGGCGAAGGGGAGGAGGGCGACGAGGAGAACCCCGCCGTAGTGAAGGTCGTGACGGACTTAGAGGGGTACGCGCTCTATTTCTCGCGCTATGCAATCCCCTTCGCACGGAACCCGCGGAAGACAGGGATCAAGAAACACATCGGACTTTATGCCTATCGAAAGGATGTTCTAGACGCTTTTGCGAAGTGGCCCCCGAGCGAGCTGGAACAGGTCGAGAGCTTGGAACAGCTCAGGTTCATGGAGCACGGGGTCAGGATCAAGATGGCACGAGGGAGCGCCCCCGCGCTGGCGGTGGACACCCCTGCCCAGGCAGACACAGTCCGAGCAATTCTAAGTGCACAGTTGGGCGTAGGACCAGGCGCCATCTGA
- a CDS encoding ATP-binding protein, translated as MGELRPSNYLTATAGLVVLAVLSGWLLVGRVTGPVLVGVLTVLLGLAGTAAALAFRGLREAEDLAQSVEARSNVLEVEIQRSRDALDDLADGLDVMIFLTDADGQIRYANEAAVAAFGFEDPQGQSILAVTLSRELNDLIAEAARTDRPQRAEIAFRHPVERVGVARVWKEGASQPRYFVSVYDITDVRRLERVRRDFVANVSHELRTPMTTIRAMAETVQDELPATDPSQRYLTKVLKEVDRLTALTDDLLALSVAESQPAVKNLVALSELLRKVFEQMRPKAEDKGLDIKLYIDKDVSVLGDEAQLTQVLINLIDNALNYTHEGCVEVSLASDEEEARLQVKDTGIGISSEHLPRIFERFYRVDKGRSRVTGGTGLGLSIVRHIVEAHGGKVTVESVLNGGSEFTVRLPVG; from the coding sequence GTGGGTGAGCTGCGGCCTTCCAACTATCTGACGGCCACGGCCGGGCTCGTGGTCCTGGCCGTTCTCAGCGGCTGGCTGCTGGTCGGTCGGGTCACGGGCCCCGTGCTCGTCGGAGTCCTCACCGTGCTTCTCGGCTTGGCAGGCACCGCTGCGGCGCTCGCCTTTCGCGGCCTGCGCGAGGCCGAAGACCTCGCCCAAAGCGTCGAGGCCAGGTCAAACGTGCTGGAAGTCGAAATCCAGCGGAGCCGCGACGCCCTCGACGATCTGGCCGACGGCCTGGACGTCATGATCTTTCTTACGGACGCCGACGGGCAGATCCGCTATGCGAACGAGGCCGCCGTCGCCGCATTCGGCTTCGAAGACCCCCAGGGCCAGTCCATCTTGGCCGTGACCCTCTCCCGCGAGCTCAACGACCTGATCGCAGAAGCGGCCCGGACAGACCGCCCCCAGCGGGCCGAGATCGCCTTCCGACACCCGGTCGAGAGGGTCGGCGTGGCCCGGGTGTGGAAGGAGGGCGCGAGCCAACCTCGATACTTCGTCTCCGTCTACGACATCACCGACGTCCGACGGCTAGAGCGCGTCCGGCGCGACTTCGTCGCCAACGTCTCGCACGAGCTGCGCACCCCCATGACCACGATCCGGGCAATGGCCGAGACAGTCCAGGACGAGCTCCCCGCCACCGACCCCTCCCAGCGCTACCTTACGAAGGTGCTGAAGGAGGTCGACCGACTCACCGCCCTCACCGACGACCTCCTGGCCCTCAGCGTCGCCGAATCGCAGCCGGCCGTCAAGAACCTCGTCGCCTTAAGCGAGCTTTTGCGAAAAGTCTTCGAACAAATGCGGCCGAAGGCAGAGGATAAAGGGCTGGACATTAAGCTATATATAGACAAGGATGTGTCGGTATTGGGCGATGAGGCCCAACTCACCCAAGTCCTGATCAACTTAATAGATAATGCGCTGAACTACACCCATGAGGGGTGCGTCGAAGTCTCGCTTGCTTCCGACGAAGAGGAAGCCAGGCTGCAGGTTAAGGACACTGGGATCGGGATCAGCAGCGAGCACCTGCCCCGCATCTTCGAACGGTTCTACCGCGTCGACAAGGGCCGCTCTCGCGTGACGGGCGGCACTGGGTTGGGGCTGAGCATAGTCCGCCACATCGTCGAGGCGCACGGCGGTAAGGTCACCGTAGAAAGCGTCCTAAACGGGGGGAGCGAATTTACCGTCCGTCTCCCCGTGGGGTAG